GCCTCTgttaaatgcaaattgatttcTGCAAGTGACTTGAAACACGAAAATAACAATGAATATGTATGTGTCAGAAACATCAGAATGTAATAAATTCAAACATCTATATGAATAGATATGTGCATACATCTTATCTCTCTGACAATAAGATAAACAAAACATTACAAAAAAATGTAAAAGAATAACCTCATGCAGAGCACGTATGCGGTCTTCAATTGGAAATACATCAACTAACCCAAATGATATCTCACACAATGACAACACAAAATCTAATGACCCATGGTAAGCTCCTTTCCGAAACTGTGATAAATTAACTGGAAGAGGGGGCTTTGTTCCTGATTTCTCATTTTGCTGCTTTGGTGATCCAGGACAGTTCTGCCAAAGTAATGTGATAAAATTCAATTGAGGCATACAATGTGATAGATGGAAATTGTCATATTTCTaatattaaataaacaaaatgaagaagaaaattaaAACAGACTTCCCAATGAATTAATATCTATGTTACTCTTCTGACCCCTAACCCACAAACAACAACTAGAGACATTAAATAACCAATAAAATTATTACCAGGCCACTAACAAGCGTGTAAAATGTCATGCACCAATGTCTGCAATATGACTGTTGCTAATAATGAGTGCACAATCATGGTTGAAAAATgtaatcaatatcaaaatcttgaGGGATACAGTATATTGAACTATGTATCGTGGTGCCAGTGTCATTAAGCCATTTGTATGGTTGGAAAGAAAACTATTCAGTGACCAGGTGTGCCTAAACATTTGTTTTGTTCACAATTTTTTATTACAATCCAACAATGTTATaaacaaacaaatataaattGTTGTAAAAAGATTCGACGTACCTCTTTATCCTTTTTTAACCCCAATTGCTCTGAATCTTCAATTGAACGGTCACGATCTCTAAACAATTTGCGGAAAAAAAATTCTGCGGCTGGACTATTTTCAAATAAGCCACCATTATTATTTTCATTGGCTGAATCACCTTTACCATCTTCAGGGTGCACACGACCATCTTCAGTTCTATCATTGATATCTTTCTTGTCCTCAAATTTATCCTTAAATAATTTCCGGAAAAACCCTTCTTTTTCATCCTCTTCAACAGGCTTTGCGCATTTCTCCTCAGAATTACCAATATCTCCATCATTTCCATCCTTCTTATCTTCAAATTTATCACGGAAAAGCTTTCGAAGAAAACCCTCCTTTTCTTCGTCTTCCATTGTTCGAGTGTGTGTGTTATCCTCGGATTCATTCTTGCTATCCCGAAACAATCTCTTAAAAAATCCCTCTGAACTTGAGGCCAGATCCTCATCCTCTCCACCTTTACTGTCCCTCAAGAGCCTTTTAAAGAAACTGTTCTTTTCAGAGTCTTCATCATCCCCTCTACTGTCCCTTAAGAGCCTTTTAAGGAAATTATTCTTTTCAGAATCTTCATCACATTTCTCAGATGACTTGCGAACAAGAAAAGCATCTCGAATTTTCGTGCCTAACTCATCATCACCTTTACTATCTCTTAAAAGCCGCTTGAAAAAACCATCTTTTTCAGAGTCGCCATCATCCTTCTCAACTGACTTCCTAAAAAGCAAAGCATCTCTAACTTTCAGACCTGGCATAAATTTCCTAAACAGCTTGTTTTCTTCAAGAGACTCCAAACTACTATCCTCTTGCAAATTGTTTCCTGAAGAAGGCGAGAACGACAAAGATCTCTGTGTAGGCGATGAAGAAGTTAGCGACAACAATCGCTGTTTCGAGGACAATATTTTACTCAAGACTTGGTTCTTGTCTATAGGGCTTGAAGGTGCACTTTGAGGCCGTATCAAGGGCGGCCACTCCCCCATAAATGTAGCTGCAGTTTGACACTTCTCCTGAATGCTACTAATCCCATCATTCTCATCAGATTCCTCAATCTCAGCCAACAAGAACCAATGCACCTTCAAAGCAATCTTAAGCGACTTGGAGCAGACATCTATAACAAACTTATCCAAAGAGGGACTGGGTTTGTGTATCATCATGTAACACACTTGAAACAAATAACCCTCGACTCCCTGCAAGGGAAGTGTGTACATTCTATTACAGAGATAATCACGCACACCAGCATGATCATGCTTGTACAAGTAGCTAACAGCAATCCACTCACAGAAGAATGGAGAGTCAAAAAATCTGATAAGCCAGCCATTTTCACTGGACTCGCTCGTCAGATTAGACCTGGAAACGATTTCTCGAGGTTCATCACCCACCCCGCGAGTCAATCCTAAGAACCTCACCATATTGAATCTACCATCATCGACAAAACCGAGACCAATAAAATCACCTCGATTTCAATCAGATCGCGAGCTACATGCATTCTTAAACCCTACAAATCCCTAAAAACCTTCGCCAAAAACCCTATTCCTCCACAAAATCAAAATCGCCACCCTCGTTGGTATTCAAATTCGTGTGTCTGCTACAAATTCTGATGACAGTGAGTCGAGAAGGAAAACTTCCTTGTATCAATCGTATAAATGATGCATCAAAATAATCCACGCTTCGGAATGAGAAAAACTAGGGCTCGGAAAATGTAGCTGCAGCGGAAAGAATTGGAGGAATCGCAATGCGGGTTCAATGCAATTGGAGGAAATTGCGTGAAAGGTGAAATGTGAATTGGATCGAACGCCGCAATGGATCTTCGCCGCGGCGTTTCGATGCGGTGATCGTGGTCGTGGCTGTTTCGTTGTTAAGATTAATTAAGAGTAAATTAAAGATGGGTTAACCGGAACATGCCGGGGGACACGTTGCTAATCTTTTTTAGCTTTACAAATTAAAAAGACACGCTGTTTTTTAAAATTTCGGTACGTCTCGGTCTTGGTTCCGACACCTTGCTGTTTATTTCCCTCCATTTTCCAACTCAATATGAGatgtttttctattaaaaaaattagattcCATAAAACTATTTTCATGATAATTTAATCTAGTAAAGTTCACATTAATTAATGCAAATAAATCACCAAACAAATATTATTAcagaaaactatatatatatatatatatatatatatatatatatatatatatatatatatatatatatatatatatatatatatatatatatatatatatatatatatatatatatgtgtgtgtgtgtgtgtaatattcatatttacaaaatttaaaatgtaatattgttaaaaataaataacactatCAAAACTATAATATATTAAAGATTCCTTATTTTGACATTtttgtaaaatataattttcataaaattaaaaatatttggtaagaaaaataaaatatgtgaactaaaattaaaatgagattgaaattaaaattttaaataaataatttaaactgataatcattaaaatttgattttaattttttttctttgactttttttaaaatttaaaaaaaatatattaaatttcatagtgaatagattttcataaaatcattattgaaaaaaattataaagattatgtaattttattttattaaaatattttataattaatttttaaaaaataataaatataaatatcttatagaaagaattatttaattttatttaaaagagaTTCTCTAACTAATTTTGAGATTTGAGAAAGATCGTAGTGTATAACATTTAGTcgtatgtttatttattttattgataatGATGAGGGCCTAAGTCCAAAGAGAAAAACAACTACAAGAAAGCAACAATGGGAGAAAATTCCTCTCCATGCACCTGCGATTAGCCAAGGTATCTGCACAAGCATTAGCATTCATGAAGATATGCGAGATTATTACTATTTCCATCAACGAGATAATATTTATTATTCGATCAAGAATAGAAACACACTCAACATTTTCAACTTCTCCGTCCTATAGTCAAATCTTCAACCTTCAATCTCACTAGTATATTAATGAGAAAAAAAGGTAAAATATCATTGATGATTAATTGGTATGATGAAAGCTCGTTTTGTGGAATAAAAGACAGAATATAATAAATGTaatatattatgtttcaatctagTATTTGAtgaaacaacacaaaattatagCTTTTATGGTACAGCACAATATGATAAATTAATCACCATTATTTGTTTCTTTAGAGTAAATTATTATGAATATGAGGTGAGTTATAAATCACCATTATAAGATAAGAAAACAAATTATTCATTTATctctataatatatattttaaaatataaaaaacaatttttttaataaaaatattttattgaataaaaaagaaaaataaaaaggatgaGGGAAGATAAAATCTAACCCAtcaaaaaaatagcaaaaacattaGTTAACCTGTCCGATTTATCtctcaaacaaattcaaaacaaCAAATAAGAAGTAAACTCCGCCAAATGTCATAGTCAACAAAAAAACTGCATTGGCTAATATATCTATCCATACATTTTCCTATCTAAAAATGTGAGATATTGAGTAAGTTTTAAATCAAAGACTTCTCTAAGTCTTTTTGATAATATATTTGATATCAAGGTGCAAACTCCAATCTTAGCTAAAAAAACTCTCAATATTGTTCCTAAACTATCCCTAAATATGCCATCACAATTTGATATTCTAGGATTTTCTCTTGAAGTTTTATTTATGTTGCACTTAATTCAATTTTGACTTGAAAAACGCCAATTAACTTGATGTCAAAGCATTTAATAGTTGCAAACTCGTGAGTTCAATAGTACGTGTTCCCCTTGAAAGAATTAGATGTCATATAAACTAATTGTATGACATGAAGAATATCTCTATCATAGTAGTATTGGTCAAAAAGTACAAGTGTGCATGTTCCCCCTAGAAGGACAGAGAGACTCATAGACCGTAGTAAGTTTATAACATGTTTTGGTGGTGAGGGCTTGCTCGCGGCGAAAATAAGCATTGTTTTAAAAACAGGACCGGACCGGCTGGTCGGAACCGGGAACCAGTCAGGTAACCGATCTGGTTCGATTGCAGGATCGgatatgtcattgaaccggtcaaaaccggtgtaaaccggTAAAACCGGCGGTTTTCAAGAACtggtggtttaaatgcatttttaatttttttttttttaaaaacttaaaacaacaccattttaattattttaatgaaaaattaaaataaaaaataaaagaaaaatagaaaataaaaataaaaataaagatgtttCAGATGCGGTTGACGTTGTtgcagatgattttgatattgaagaaggaaataccaacattgaaataattttttcttctttgaaattaaatttagtagacaataaagttatttattataatctattcaattagattatgtttcGATTAAATTTGTTTGCaaatatatactttataattttgtactattttattatgtgtgatacctatgtttaaaatttaaatttaaattatgaacttgtgaatttatttaggatatgatattttttaaaaatttaagtgtCAGTCATAtattgtagagactgaatcatcatgTTTGACATGTTTTATACTGATATAGTTTTGTTATAGCGatcggtctattcaaccgagttatccggtttagtcATACGGCTCGACCAGtaacccagtggttcgaccaataaaccagtgacccag
This genomic window from Vicia villosa cultivar HV-30 ecotype Madison, WI unplaced genomic scaffold, Vvil1.0 ctg.002312F_1_1, whole genome shotgun sequence contains:
- the LOC131638419 gene encoding phosphatidylinositol 4-kinase beta 1-like isoform X1, translating into MVRFLGLTRGVGDEPREIVSRSNLTSESSENGWLIRFFDSPFFCEWIAVSYLYKHDHAGVRDYLCNRMYTLPLQGVEGYLFQVCYMMIHKPSPSLDKFVIDVCSKSLKIALKVHWFLLAEIEESDENDGISSIQEKCQTAATFMGEWPPLIRPQSAPSSPIDKNQVLSKILSSKQRLLSLTSSSPTQRSLSFSPSSGNNLQEDSSLESLEENKLFRKFMPGLKVRDALLFRKSVEKDDGDSEKDGFFKRLLRDSKGDDELGTKIRDAFLVRKSSEKCDEDSEKNNFLKRLLRDSRGDDEDSEKNSFFKRLLRDSKGGEDEDLASSSEGFFKRLFRDSKNESEDNTHTRTMEDEEKEGFLRKLFRDKFEDKKDGNDGDIGNSEEKCAKPVEEDEKEGFFRKLFKDKFEDKKDINDRTEDGRVHPEDGKGDSANENNNGGLFENSPAAEFFFRKLFRDRDRSIEDSEQLGLKKDKENCPGSPKQQNEKSGTKPPLPVNLSQFRKGAYHGSLDFVLSLCEISFGLVDVFPIEDRIRALHESLAEINLHLTEAHNTGGVCFPLGKGMYRALYISEEEAVLLNSREKAPYLICVEVLRCEMPSISREASRSQKHSKGGIPLANGDALLKKPPTWAYPLWTAQEVYRNSNDRMSRSTAQAIDQAMTHVSEAKIRFVSVNLSVERQSHGQLEKTNVDPHGVGWCSAAVYRDGIQEMERPEHDNNMEWVRVVLKADPGVRMEDIENPTPRRRKEHRRVPSTVALEEVKAAAAKGEAPLGLPLKGAGQDSSDAQPRANGITPKASDALSGELWDVKKERIKKASIHGNLPGWDLRSVIVKSGDDCRQEHLAVQLISHFYDIFQEAGLPLWLRPYEVLCTSSYTALIETIPDTASLHSIKSRYPSISSLREFFIAKYQEDSPSFKLAQRNFVESMAGYSLVCYLLQVKDRHNGNLLLDEEGHIIHIDFGFMLSNSPGGVNFESAPFKLTRELLEVMDSDAEGLPSEFFDYFKVLCIQGFLTCRKHAERIILLVEMLQDSGFPCFKGGLRTIQNLRKRFHLSLTEEQCVSLVLSLISSSLDAWRTRQYDYYQKVLNGIL
- the LOC131638419 gene encoding phosphatidylinositol 4-kinase beta 1-like isoform X2, encoding MVRFLGLTRGVGDEPREIVSRSNLTSESSENGWLIRFFDSPFFCEWIAVSYLYKHDHAGVRDYLCNRMYTLPLQGVEGYLFQVCYMMIHKPSPSLDKFVIDVCSKSLKIALKVHWFLLAEIEESDENDGISSIQEKCQTAATFMGEWPPLIRPQSAPSSPIDKNQVLSKILSSKQRLLSLTSSSPTQRSLSFSPSSGNNLQEDSSLESLEENKLFRKFMPGLKVRDALLFRKSVEKDDGDSEKDGFFKRLLRDSKGDDELGTKIRDAFLVRKSSEKCDEDSEKNNFLKRLLRDSRGDDEDSEKNSFFKRLLRDSKGGEDEDLASSSEGFFKRLFRDSKNESEDNTHTRTMEDEEKEGFLRKLFRDKFEDKKDGNDGDIGNSEEKCAKPVEEDEKEGFFRKLFKDKFEDKKDINDRTEDGRVHPEDGKGDSANENNNGGLFENSPAAEFFFRKLFRDRDRSIEDSEQLGLKKDKENCPGSPKQQNEKSGTKPPLPVNLSQFRKGAYHGSLDFVLSLCEISFGLVDVFPIEDRIRALHESLAEINLHLTEAHNTGGVCFPLGKGMYRALYISEEEAVLLNSREKAPYLICVEVLRCEMPSISREASRSQKHSKGGIPLANGDALLKKPPTWAYPLWTAQEVYRNSNDRMSRSTAQAIDQAMTHVSEAKIRFVSVNLSVERQSHGQLEKTNVDPHGVGWCSAAVYRDGIQEMERPEHDNNMEWVRVVLKADPGVRMEDIENPTPRRRKEHRRVPSTVALEEVKAAAAKGEAPLGLPLKGAGQDSSDAQPRANGITPKASDALSGELWDVKKERIKKASIHGNLPGWDLRSIFSKKLDFLFGCARMKYCALLLTLLLLKQFQIRLLYILSRVDIPAFQVYGNSLLRSIKKILLVLNLLRGTLLKAWLVIPWFATFCR